The following coding sequences lie in one Anomaloglossus baeobatrachus isolate aAnoBae1 chromosome 7, aAnoBae1.hap1, whole genome shotgun sequence genomic window:
- the LOC142246702 gene encoding chemerin-like receptor 1 yields the protein MFLTMDQEIPEKMCHLIWLVNSSPELRALSPSASHPTVFQYFNFILSIMTCIIGFAANLLVIIITGFLLKKNKYKIWFLNLAVADFTFILILPLHGVSEIRGKWLYGSSMCKFYNFLAFVNTYASIYILTVLNIDRALSVAKPIWHRSFHSQKFCCFMCALIWVSSALCSTPAIIYSDVYEENQCTLSYYDTSLVAYEISYESENEPLNKSLEMCENISDASKRRKLVAEWTEMTVTTERLVVPLALVGYCIPLCVILSSNIIIALHVKNSMMAASSKLYRLVIFAVMSFFCARTPYVLTYITFLVSVSTLKMILMYKLSAVLPLLFSIAATNTFLNPVVYVLVIKQARSELLNFLGRSRLRVIKRFSTTPDTSAHPVASDMIGRGDLPSIQSPIG from the exons ATG TTTCTAACCATGGACCAAGAAATACCTGAAAAAATGTGCCATCTGATCTGGCTGGTGAACAGTTCTCCAGAGTTAAGAGCCTTATCGCCCAGCGCAAGCCACCCAACAGTTTTCCAATACTTCAACTTTATACTCTCAATAATGACTTGCATCATCGGATTTGCCGCCAACCTTCTTGTCATCATTATCACAGGATTCTTACTGAAGAAGAACAAATATAAAATCTGGTTCCTGAACTTGGCCGTGGCAGATTTCACCTTTATTTTGATTTTGCCTTTACATGGTGTGTCCGAAATAAGAGGAAAATGGCTATATGGGTCCAGTATGTGTAAATTCTACAACTTTCTTGCCTTTGTTAATACATACGCCAGTATTTACATCCTCACCGTGCTGAATATTGATCGCGCCTTGTCTGTCGCTAAACCAATATGGCACCGTAGTTTTCATTCTCAGAAATTTTGCTGCTTTATGTGCGCACTCATCTGGGTATCATCGGCCTTATGTAGCACTCCAGCCATTATCTATAGTGATGTATATGAAGAAAATCAGTGCACCCTGTCTTACTACGACACTTCTCTTGTTGCATACGAAATAAGTTACGAATCGGAAAATGAGCCACTCAATAAGTCACTAGAAATGTGCGAAAATATCTCAGACGCTTCCAAAAGAAGGAAATTAGTCGCAGAATGGACGGAAATGACTGTTACAACGGAGCGTCTCGTGGTGCCACTGGCACTCGTTGGTTATTGTATCCCGCTGTGTGTGATCCTATCCTCCAACATCATCATCGCTCTCCATGTGAAGAATTCCATGATGGCGGCATCTTCCAAGCTCTACAGATTGGTGATCTTTGCCGTCATGAGCTTTTTCTGTGCCAGGACTCCATATGTTTTAACCTATATCACTTTCTTGGTGTCTGTTTCCACTTTGAAGATGATTTTGATGTATAAACTATCTGCGGTTTTGCCGCTTTTATTCAGCATAGCGGCTACTAACACTTTTCTAAATCCAGTAGTGTATGTTTTGGTAATAAAGCAAGCAAGGAGTGAACTTCTTAATTTTTTAGGAAGAAGTAGACTGAGAGTGATAAAAAGGTTTTCCACAACTCCCGATACATCTGCTCATCCAGTGGCCTCTGATATGATTGGAAGGGGCGACCTCCCGTCCATTCAGTCACCGATCGGCTGA